ATGCCGTCGGCGCTGTAGTGTCCCACTTCGTCGTCGTCGGCCCGCACGCGCAGCCCGATCAGGCGGGCGAAGCCGCTCTTGTGAATGACGGCGTCGTTGATCGCGTAGAAGCTCTGTCCGTCGGGCCCGCTGGACCCGTTCGGCACCACGCGGACGCGGAGGGCGAGCCGCTTCTCGAGCGCGTACTCCCCGCCCGCCACCATCGACATCGCCGCCTCGAGTTCAGCCTCCGACACCATCGTGAGAAACCCGAGCCGCCCCAGGTTGCAGCCCAGCACGGGGATCCCGCGGGGCGCCGCCAGACGAGCCGCCCGCAGCAGCGTTCCATCCCCTCCGAGTGCCAGGACGAGGGCGACATCCCCCTCGATCTCCTCCGGTGCGGCGGAGTCGCGGCTCGCCGTCCGCGCGAGCGACGGTTCGAAGATGAGCGAGACCCCGAGTTCGCCCGCCTTCCGCTCGACGCGCTGAAGGAGCGGCTCGAGTTCCGGGTGATCGGCGATGCCGATGATGAAGAACTTCACGGGCGGCTCAACGGTCGCGGTCGAGGACGAGGCGTCCGATTTCGCGCAGCCGGTTCGCGGCCGCGAGCGGCGAAATCTCGCCCAGCGCCTCGCGGCCGAACTCTTCCGCGCGCGCTCTCGCTCCCTCCAGACCGAGGACCGATGGTGTCGTCGCCTTTCCCAGAGCTTCGTCCCGTCCGCCGACCTTCCCCATGCGGGCCGAGGATCCTGTCACGTCGAGGATATCGTCGACCGTCTGGAATGCGAGTCCGATCGCGGTCCCGAAGCGGGTCAAGCGATTGACCGTCTCCTCGGACGCGCGCGCCGCGACGCCGCCCATGGTGCAGCAGGCCGCGATGAGGCGCGCGGTCTTGCCGAGGTGGATGCGCTCGAGCGTCTCGAAGCTGACGCGCCTCTTCTCGGCGAGGAGGTCGAGGAGCTGTCCTCCGACCATGCCATCGCTGCCGGCCGCCGCGGTGAGGACTCCGATGAGGCGGCCCGCGACGGGATCCGGCAGCTTCAGGCCCGCCGCTCCCTCGGCCACGGCGCGCATCGCGAGCGGAAGCAGCGCCGCGCCCGTCATGACCGCGGCGCGCTCCCCGTACCTGACATGCACCGTCGGCCGCCCTCGGCGAAGGTCATCGTCGTCCATGCACGGGAGATCATCGTGGATCAGGGAGTACGTGTGGACGAGTTCGGGCCCCAGCGCCACGCGATGGAGCGCGCGCGCGCCGTTTCCGGCGCCCGGCCCGGTGGCGCCGCCCGCGGCTTCCCAGGCCCCCACGAAGAGAAGAGGCCGGATCCTCTTCCCCTTCGCGAGCACGGCGTACCGGATGGGGTCCGCGATCGGGCCCGTTCCCCGCAGCGTCTCGGACAGCCAGCCCTCAAGTTCGTCATCGATGGCGGCACGCAGTTCGTGGAGCGCGAGGATCACGGTTCGCCGTCCGGCCGGTCGTCCGGCGTCCCGTCCGGCGCTTCCGCGCCTTCCAGCGGCTTCGCCTCCAGTCTCCCCGTAGACGAAGCGATGAGTTCCTCGACCCGGCCGCTCGCCGTCTCAAGCCAGCGCCGCGCTTCGCCGAGACGCTCGATCCCCTGCTCGAAGAGGGCGATCGCCTCGTCCAGGCCGATGCCCTCGCGGTCGAGGCGGGCGACGATCCCTTCCAGTTCCCGGATCGCCGTCTCGAATTCGAACTCCTTCAACGGCTCGCTCATGCGTCAGGCTCCCCGGCGGCCGGGTCCGCCGCGTCGCGTTCCACGGCATCCGTCGTCGCCGCGACCTGTCCCCCGGCGACCCGCAGGCGGAAGCGCTGGCTCGGCGTGAAGTCGTCGATCCGCGTGAGGCGGCGTCCATCGAGGTCCGTGGCGACGGCGTAGCCGCGGGCCACGGTCTTGAGCGGGCTCCGCGCGTCGATCGATGCGGCCAGTCCGGCGAGCCGTGTACGCGAGCGGGCGAGCACGCGCTCCATCCCTGCCGGGAGACGGGCCGCCATCGTGTCCAGGCGCAGCTTCGCAACGTCGCGCGCGTGTCCCGCGGAGGCCGGCAGGCGCTGCGCGAGCGCCTCCACGCGGTCGCTCCCGCGCACGATGAGCCGGCGCAGCCCGCGGGCCAGACCTCTTCCCGCCACATCGAGCGTGGCGCGGACGCTCCCGATGTCGGGCGCCGTGAGTTCCGCGGCCGCGGACGGCGTCGGCGCCCTGAGGTCCGCCACCAACTCGCACAGAGTCACGTCGACCTCGTGCCCGATCGCGCAGATCACCGGCACCGGACTCGCCGCGACGGCTCGAACCGCCGCCTCCTCGTTGAAGCACCACAGATCCTCCACAGACCCGCCGCCCCGGCTCAGGATGATCGCGTCGAGCGTCCGGTCCGGATCGCTCGCATCCCAGTCCGCGAGACGCCCAAGGGCGGCCCGCACCTCGGCGGCGGCGCCCTCGCCCTGCACGCGGCAGTGGCGCACGACGATGTCGACCCAGGGGGCCCGCCGTCGAAGCACCGTGATGATGTCGTGAAGCGCCGCGCCCCCGCGCGACGTGACGACGCCCACGCGGCGAGGGAATGCGGGCAATGCACGCTTCCGCTCCGGATCGAGCAGGCCCTCCGCCGCCAGCTGCCGGCGGAGCCGCTCGAAGGCGATCCGCCACAACCCCTCGCCCGCCGCCTCGAGGGCGCGCACGCGCAACTGGAACCGGCCCTGCCGAGCGTAGAGGGTCGGACGGCCGTGGACGAACACCTCCATGCCGTCCTCCGGGTCCGCCGGCAGGCGCCAGGCATCCCCCCGGAAGAAGACGCAGGCGACGCTGGCGTCCCGCTCCTGGTCCCGGAGGGAGAAGTAGCGGTGCCCGGCGGGGGAGCGGTTCCAGTTCGTCACTTCGCCGCGCACCCAGAGGTCGCCGAACCGCTTCTCCAGCGCGCCGCGCGCCGCCTCGTTCAGGTCGGACACGGTGATCGCGCCCTCCGGCGAGCGGCCGTCGCGGACTTCCGCCGCGCCGAACAGCGAGGCCTGACGCGTCACGTTCAACCTGACGCGGCCACCGTGCCCGCCGCGGCGAGGCTCGCCGTCCGCTCCGCCGACCTCACGGTGTTCCGGAGGAGCATGGCGATCGTCATCGGCCCCACACCGCCGGGGACCGGAGTGATCCAGCTCGCGCGCTCCGCCGCCTCGTCGAACGCCACGTCGCCGACGAGCCGATAGCCTCGTTCCGTCGTCGGATCCTCCACCCGGTTCACGCCCACATCGATCACGACGGCGCCCTCCCGCACCATGTCGCCGCGGACGATGCCGGGGACGCCGACGGCGACGATGAGGATCTCCCCCTGACGCGTCACGGCGCCGAGGTCGGCGGTCCGGCTGTGGGCCACGGTCACCGTGGCGTTCGCCCCGGGTTCCTTCTGCAGCATGATCTGGGACATCGGCATGCCGACGATGTTCGAGCGACCGACGATGACGACGTGGGCGCCGGACGTCTCCACGCCCGTTCTCCGGATGAGTTCCTGCACGCCGGCGGGGGTGGCGGGTCGGAAGGCGCTCGCGTCCCCCTGGGACATTCGCCCCTGGTTCACGGGATGGAACCCGTCGACATCCTTGCCGGGGTCGATCCTCTCCGTCACCTCGCGTTCATCGAGGTGTCGAGGCAGGGGGAGCTGCACGAGAATCCCGTGGATCGCCGGATCGGCGTTCAGGTCGTCTACGATGCCGAGGAGTTCCGAGCGGCCGATGTCGGCGGGCGGCTTGATGTCGCGGGCGTGGATTCCGGCCTCTTCGCAGGCCCGCGTCTTCATCCGCACGTAGACCTGCGAGGCGGGATCCTCGCCGACGAGGACGACACCGAGGCCGGGCCGGATCCCCCGCTCCGCAAGGGCCCGCGTGCGTTCCGCCACTTCCGCCCGGATCTCGGCCGCGATCCGCTTCCCGTCGATGAGCTGCGCCGTCATCCATTCTCTCCGCTGTTCGCGTGGTTGTTAGCGTGCGAAGTCCACGGTTCGCGACTCTCGCACGACGACGACCTTGATCTGCCCCGGATATTGCAACTCGTTCTCGATGCGGCGGGCCGTCCGCTCCGACAGCCTCGCCATCTCCTCGTCGGAGACCCTGTCCGGAGTCACCATGATCCGGATCTCCCGCCCCGCCTGGATCGCGTAGACCTTCTCGACCCCGTCCCAGGAACTCGCGATCTCCTCCAATTTCTCCAATCGCTTCACGTAGTGCTCAAACGACTCCCGCCGGGCGCCGGGGCGGGCGCCCGAGATCGCGTCCGCCGCCGTGACGAGGAAGGTCTCCGGATAGCGGGCGGGCTCCTCGCCGTGGTGCGCGCGGATCGCGTTCAGCACCCCGTCCTTCTCGCCGCACTGCTTGCACAGATCGTAGCCGATCTCGACGTGGCTCCCCTCCTTCTCGTGCGTGAGCCCCTTGCCGATGTCGTGCAGCAGGCCCATTCGCTTCACCAGTTGCGCATCGAGCGACAGCTCCGCCGCCATCGTCGCGCCGATGAGCGCGACCTCGTGCGCGTGCTGCAACTGGTTCTGGCCGTAGCTGGTCCGGAAGCGGAGGACGCCGAGGACTTCGCGGAGCTTCGGATGCAGGTCGTGGATGCCGAGTTCGTACAGGACCTCGTCGGCCGCCTGCCGCATCGTCGTCTGGACATCTTCCCGCGCCTTCTCCACGACCTCCTCGATGCGGCCGGGGTGGATCCGGCCGTCGCCGACGAGGCGGTCCATCGCCAGCCGCGCGACCTCGCGGCGGACGGGATCGAAGCAGGAGAGGATGACGGCCTCGGGCGTATCGTCCACCACGACGTCGACGCCGGTGGCCGCCTCGAAGGAGCGGATGTTCCGGCCCTCGCGCCCGATGATCCGGCCCTTCATGTCGTCGCTGGGGAGCGTAACGACCGAGACGGCCGCTTCGGAGGAGTGATCGACGGAGAGCTTTTCGATCGCCTGGGAGATGATCTTGCGGGCTTCCCGTTCGGCCTCGGTCCGGGCCCGCTCGGTGACCTCCCGCACGTGTTGCGCGGCGTCCGCGCGCGCCTGGTCGCGAATCTGGCCCACCAGCTCGCGGCGCGCGGCTTCCCGGCTGATGCCCGCGATCTCCTCGATGCGCCTTCCGAGTTCCCGTTCGCGGTCGACGAGTTCCTTCGCCCGCGTGTCGAGCTCGCCGCGCTCCGCCTCGATCTGCTCGCGGCGGCGATCCACCCGCTCCTGCCGCTGGTCGATCTTCTCGAGCTTCCGCTCGAGCGTCTCGCTCCGCTCCAGCGTCCGCTGCTCCAGCCGCTCCAACTCGGCGCGCCGGCGCTCCGCTTCCCGGGCCGATTCCTCCCGGAGCCGCTGCGCCTCCTCGCGCCCCGCCAGTTCCGCCGCCTTGCGGAGACTGCCCGCCTCCAGCTTCGCGGACTCGATGATGTTCCGGCCGTCGCTCTCGAGGCGGCCGCGCGCCCGGCGCAGTCCCCGCCGCTCGATCAGGATCCCCGCGACGCCCCCCGCCACGAGACCCGCGATGGCCAGCAGCATCATCGGCACGGTGATGGATTCCAGCATCGCCAGACTCCACTCCTCGAACCATCTATGAACAAAAAAACCGGCGGACTCATCCACCGGTGCATGCCGCTCAGATCGGACGGAACGATGCGCTCCGGCCGATCATCTATCTGAAGCTGGGGCCACGCTCTTGCGAAGCCGCCTTACGGACAGCACAACACCGATTCCCGCTAACTCAGGTCAGGAAACGTTGCTCCGGAATCTGCACGCCGCAAGCGGAGGGTCGTCACCCATCGAACGGCCGGACTCCGGTTCGGCCGAAGCGACGAAGGACCTACGGCGCGGTATTGCCTGCGATGGATTCAAGCCGGTCGGTCACCTCCGTGACTCGCGCCGCGACGGCGGCCGTGAGCTGCTCGACCTCGCTGCGGGCCTGGAGGAGTTCATCGGTAATCTCGAGGGCGGCAAGGATCGCGGCGCGGTGGGGTTCGGCCACACCCGTCATGTGCGCGCGTTGAATCGCGTCATCCACGTACTTCGCGCACGCCCGTGTGTGCGCCTCGCCCCGGTCCGTCCGAATCCGGTATCGACCGCCGAAGATCGTCACGCCGATCGGGGGTGAATCATCCGCTGAAGTCATACTTCATCCTCCACATGAGCGAGGCGATTGCGCAGTCGCACGGCCTTTTCCCTGGCCTTGGCCAGCAACTCGCGCAGGCGGCGGTTCTCCGCCGTCACCGCCTTGAATCGCTCTTCGATGTCGGGGGTCGCCGGTCCACTCGTGCGGACGACCCGGGCTTCCTCCCAATGGGTCTCGACCCTGCCCGCCGCCCGAGAGAGGCGGTCGAGCAGACGTTCGACTTCCCGTTGCCGGTCAGGACCTCCGGATTCTGGCACCGAACCGTTTCTCCAGGGCTTTGGAAAGGGCGGACATCTCCGATTCGACGTCCCGATCCGTGAGCGTACGGTCGGGAGCCCGGAAGCGAAACGTCCATGCCAGACCGAGGCGGCCACCCTCGATCTCTTCGCCCGAGTAGACGTCGAAGAGGCGGACGTCACGCAGGAGATGGGACGTCGCTTCTCTCGCCGCGCGCTCGATGTCCGCGGCGGGCACGCCGCGCGGCACCGTCATCGAGAGGTCCCGGCGCACGGCCGGAAACGGCGACGTTTTCCGATAGGCGGGCACCGTCCGACCCTCGACGGCGGCGAGATCGAACTCGAGGGCGAAGGCGGGTGCGGCCCACGGAGGCGCGTCGAGGGACGCGCCTTCCACGGCCCCCGCGACGCCGATCACGCGGCCGTCCTTCACTGCGCGGAACCCTCCGGGGGAAAGCCACGGCCCCATGAGAGACGTCCCGTCTTCCGGCGCGTCCGCGACACCCTCGAGCGGCTCCAGCGTCGCCCCGCACAGACGATCCGCGAACGACCCGGCGATCTCCTTGAGATCCCACAGGTCGAAGTCGAGCCCCGGCCCCGACCAGTGATCGGGACGCCGGGCTCCGGCGACGACGGCCCCCACTCGGCCGGACTCCTCGAAACGGCCGGTCCCGGCCTCCTCCTCTTCCGGTCCGGCCCCGTATCCGAAAACGGTGCCGAGTTCGAACAGGCGCACGTTGCGGTTGCCGCGCGCATAGTTGTGTTCCAGCCGCCGCAGCAGCACGGGGACCATGGCCGAGCGAAGGCAACTCTCCTCGGCCGAGAGCGGGTTCGGCACCGAGACGACGGCGCGATTCCCCCGGAAATCCTCCGGCATGAAGCTCAGGCTGCGCGCTTCGAGGAGTCCGCGTCCGGTGAGTGACTCCCGCACTCGGGCCGCTTTTTCGACCCGTGGATCCGCCGGTACCGCGCTGGGCCGGAACCTGCGGTCCTGGCCCGGCGCGGCGTCATAGCCGACGCGGCGGGCGACTTCCTCCACGAGATCGATCTCCCGGGCGACGTCGGTGCGCCACCCGGGCACGGCGACGCGCAGCAGGTCGGCGGGGCCGTTCGCGCCATCGCCGCCGTCCGCGCCGGGGAGGGCCTCGAAGCCGATCGGCGCGAGCGCCGCGCGGACCGCCGCCCCGTCGAGGCCGAAGCCGAGGACCTGGTTCACGCGGCTCACGCGAACGTCGATCGGCGGGGCCGGCGCCGGGGCCGGGCCCGCACGGATGCCGATGACGTCCGCCTCGCCGCCAGCC
This genomic stretch from Candidatus Palauibacter scopulicola harbors:
- a CDS encoding polyprenyl synthetase family protein, producing MILALHELRAAIDDELEGWLSETLRGTGPIADPIRYAVLAKGKRIRPLLFVGAWEAAGGATGPGAGNGARALHRVALGPELVHTYSLIHDDLPCMDDDDLRRGRPTVHVRYGERAAVMTGAALLPLAMRAVAEGAAGLKLPDPVAGRLIGVLTAAAGSDGMVGGQLLDLLAEKRRVSFETLERIHLGKTARLIAACCTMGGVAARASEETVNRLTRFGTAIGLAFQTVDDILDVTGSSARMGKVGGRDEALGKATTPSVLGLEGARARAEEFGREALGEISPLAAANRLREIGRLVLDRDR
- the rny gene encoding ribonuclease Y, whose protein sequence is MLESITVPMMLLAIAGLVAGGVAGILIERRGLRRARGRLESDGRNIIESAKLEAGSLRKAAELAGREEAQRLREESAREAERRRAELERLEQRTLERSETLERKLEKIDQRQERVDRRREQIEAERGELDTRAKELVDRERELGRRIEEIAGISREAARRELVGQIRDQARADAAQHVREVTERARTEAEREARKIISQAIEKLSVDHSSEAAVSVVTLPSDDMKGRIIGREGRNIRSFEAATGVDVVVDDTPEAVILSCFDPVRREVARLAMDRLVGDGRIHPGRIEEVVEKAREDVQTTMRQAADEVLYELGIHDLHPKLREVLGVLRFRTSYGQNQLQHAHEVALIGATMAAELSLDAQLVKRMGLLHDIGKGLTHEKEGSHVEIGYDLCKQCGEKDGVLNAIRAHHGEEPARYPETFLVTAADAISGARPGARRESFEHYVKRLEKLEEIASSWDGVEKVYAIQAGREIRIMVTPDRVSDEEMARLSERTARRIENELQYPGQIKVVVVRESRTVDFAR
- the xseB gene encoding exodeoxyribonuclease VII small subunit, with the protein product MSEPLKEFEFETAIRELEGIVARLDREGIGLDEAIALFEQGIERLGEARRWLETASGRVEELIASSTGRLEAKPLEGAEAPDGTPDDRPDGEP
- a CDS encoding cell division protein ZapA translates to MTSADDSPPIGVTIFGGRYRIRTDRGEAHTRACAKYVDDAIQRAHMTGVAEPHRAAILAALEITDELLQARSEVEQLTAAVAARVTEVTDRLESIAGNTAP
- a CDS encoding tetrahydrofolate dehydrogenase/cyclohydrolase catalytic domain-containing protein → MTAQLIDGKRIAAEIRAEVAERTRALAERGIRPGLGVVLVGEDPASQVYVRMKTRACEEAGIHARDIKPPADIGRSELLGIVDDLNADPAIHGILVQLPLPRHLDEREVTERIDPGKDVDGFHPVNQGRMSQGDASAFRPATPAGVQELIRRTGVETSGAHVVIVGRSNIVGMPMSQIMLQKEPGANATVTVAHSRTADLGAVTRQGEILIVAVGVPGIVRGDMVREGAVVIDVGVNRVEDPTTERGYRLVGDVAFDEAAERASWITPVPGGVGPMTIAMLLRNTVRSAERTASLAAAGTVAASG
- the xseA gene encoding exodeoxyribonuclease VII large subunit — its product is MTRQASLFGAAEVRDGRSPEGAITVSDLNEAARGALEKRFGDLWVRGEVTNWNRSPAGHRYFSLRDQERDASVACVFFRGDAWRLPADPEDGMEVFVHGRPTLYARQGRFQLRVRALEAAGEGLWRIAFERLRRQLAAEGLLDPERKRALPAFPRRVGVVTSRGGAALHDIITVLRRRAPWVDIVVRHCRVQGEGAAAEVRAALGRLADWDASDPDRTLDAIILSRGGGSVEDLWCFNEEAAVRAVAASPVPVICAIGHEVDVTLCELVADLRAPTPSAAAELTAPDIGSVRATLDVAGRGLARGLRRLIVRGSDRVEALAQRLPASAGHARDVAKLRLDTMAARLPAGMERVLARSRTRLAGLAASIDARSPLKTVARGYAVATDLDGRRLTRIDDFTPSQRFRLRVAGGQVAATTDAVERDAADPAAGEPDA
- a CDS encoding NAD(+)/NADH kinase, whose amino-acid sequence is MKFFIIGIADHPELEPLLQRVERKAGELGVSLIFEPSLARTASRDSAAPEEIEGDVALVLALGGDGTLLRAARLAAPRGIPVLGCNLGRLGFLTMVSEAELEAAMSMVAGGEYALEKRLALRVRVVPNGSSGPDGQSFYAINDAVIHKSGFARLIGLRVRADDDEVGHYSADGIILATATGSTAYSLSAGGPIVSPTMEGIVATPISPHTLAVRPVVFSGDTRISVELLSGDHDLQLTVDGQPGCRLSVGDRVEVARSRHAVGLVRLPRHSFFSVLRRKLRWGDVREHPAPLSGGDGEEPEC
- the pheT gene encoding phenylalanine--tRNA ligase subunit beta codes for the protein MNISFNWIDELAGLRGELRDPRVLAERLTMTAAAVEKIETVGGGLDGIVVSRVLETRPHPNADRLTLCRVDRGAGEVLDVVCGAPVIATGGFYPHVAPGGELPAGFRIESRTIRGELSHGMLCSEAELELGRDKGGIMRLADGLEPGTPLAAALGLPDTRLTLDLNPNRVDLACHMGVAREVGGPPAPRDFGGPVWSPEWRDGESEASGAGVTVRIEDLDRCPRYMAAVIRGVRVGPSPPWLAGRLLAVGARPISNVVDATNYVLHELNQPLHAFDLARLGGSEIRVRAAVAGEPLTTLDGQEHKLTPGQTVIADRDRAIAFAGVMGGLDTEVTGDTVDLLIECASFDPAGVRRTRTGAGLSTDASYRFERGIDVHAQERALARCVELILATAGGEADVIGIRAGPAPAPAPPIDVRVSRVNQVLGFGLDGAAVRAALAPIGFEALPGADGGDGANGPADLLRVAVPGWRTDVAREIDLVEEVARRVGYDAAPGQDRRFRPSAVPADPRVEKAARVRESLTGRGLLEARSLSFMPEDFRGNRAVVSVPNPLSAEESCLRSAMVPVLLRRLEHNYARGNRNVRLFELGTVFGYGAGPEEEEAGTGRFEESGRVGAVVAGARRPDHWSGPGLDFDLWDLKEIAGSFADRLCGATLEPLEGVADAPEDGTSLMGPWLSPGGFRAVKDGRVIGVAGAVEGASLDAPPWAAPAFALEFDLAAVEGRTVPAYRKTSPFPAVRRDLSMTVPRGVPAADIERAAREATSHLLRDVRLFDVYSGEEIEGGRLGLAWTFRFRAPDRTLTDRDVESEMSALSKALEKRFGARIRRS